The DNA segment TTTTTGCGCCGGGAATTTTCAATAAGGCGTGTGAACAAGCTTCTAGAGTAGAACCGGTCGTGAGCACGTCATCAATCAGCAAGAAATGTTTGCCGTGGTCTTTTTCAGTAAAAGTAACGTCGAAAATGGTGTCGATGCCTTCGCTTCGGTTTAAGAAACTTTTTCGGGATTGGGTTTTCGAGTAAATGTTTCGAACCAATATATTGGGATTATAAGGGATATTCAAACCGTTGGAAAGCGTTGTTCCAAAATTAGTCACCTGATTGTAACCTCTTTCTCGTAGTTTTCTTTTGTGCAAAGGCACCGGAATAATTTCATCAGCGGATTGCAGTATTTCTAGGTTTTTCAAATCATCGGCGTACCATTCGCCCAAAACAGTGCCAATTTCTTCTTGACCTTTGTATTTCAAGTTGTGGATTAATTCCTGGACGATTCCCTTTTTGTGAAAATACAACAATGCCGAAGTATGTTCGACAGGAATTCGACCGTAAAATTTCTTGAAAGCCTCGTTTTCGGGATTCAAATGATGATTGGTTAGCGGAATATTGTGTCGGCAAAGCGTGCAAATCACGTTTTCATTAGATACCAAAAACGAATGACAACCCGCACAAACGGGAGGAAAAAATAGATTGATAATGCTTTTCAACATAAAAACTACATTTTTTCATAAAAATAGCAAAATCAACGCTTCAAACTTCAAAAATGTTTCTTTTTTTAAGTTCACTTTTTATATTTTTGCACCACTATGGCAAAACAAGAAGATTTATTTAAGAATGTAATTTCGCACGCAAAAGAATACGGATTTATTTTTCCGTCAAGCGAAATATACGATGGTTTAAGTGCAGTCTATGATTATGCACAAAACGGAGTAGAATTAAAAAAGAACATACGCGAATATTGGTGGAAAGCAATGGTTCAAATGAACGACAACATTGTTGGATTGGACGCGGCAATATTGATGCACCCAACAACTTGGAAAGCATCTGGTCACGTTGACGCCTTCAATGATCCATTGATAGACAACAAAGATTCCAAAAGAAGATACAGAGCCGATGTCTTGATTGAAGATTATGCCGAAAAGCTGAATCTAAAAGCGAAAAAAGAAATCGAAAAGGCAAAAACTCGTTTTGGCGACGCTTTCAACGAACAAGAATTCATCACGACCAACGCAAGAGTGGTGGAATATCTTGCCAAAGAAAGAGAAATTCTGGAAAGAATGGGACGTTCTTTGGGAGCTGGAGACTTGGAAGATGTCAAAGCATTAATCGAAGAATTGGAAATTGCTTGTCCGGAATCAGGTTCCAGAAATTGGACTGAGGTGCGTCAATTCAACTTGATGTTCGGTACCAAACTAGGAGCTTCTGCAGATACGGCAATGGATTTATACTTGCGTCCAGAAACCGCACAAGGTATTTTTGTTAACTTCTTGAATGTTCAAAAATCAGGAAGAATGAAAGTTCCTTTTGGAATTGCTCAAACTGGAAAAGCGTTCAGGAATGAAATCGTTGCCAGACAATTCATCTTCCGTATGCGTGAATTTGAACAAATGGAAATGCAATTTTTTGTTCAACCAGGCAAAGAAATGCAATGGTACGAACACTGGAAAACGGCTCGTTTGAACTGGCATTTATCTCTTGGATTAGGAAAAGAGAATTACCGTTTTCACGATCACGAAAAATTGGCACACTATGCAAATGCTGCTGCCGATATAGAGTTTAATTTCCCTTTTGGATTCAAGGAGTTGGAAGGAATTCACTCTCGAACTGATTTCGATTTAAAAGCACATGAACAATATTCCGGTAGAAAATTACAGTATTTTGATGCTGAATTGAACCAAAACTATGTTCCTTATGTAGTGGAAACTTCTGTTGGTTTGGACAGAATGTTCTTGGCGGTTTTCGCCACTTCTTTGAAAGAAGAAACTTTGGAAGATGGTTCAACCAGAACAGTTTTGAAATTACCAGCGGTTTTAGCACCAACAAAAGCAGCTGTTTTGCCATTGGTTAAAAAAGATGGATTGCCAGAAATCGCACACAAAATCATTGATGATTTGCGTTGGGATTTCAATGTGGCTTATGATGAAAAAGATGCTGTAGGTCGTCGTTATAGAAGACAAGATGCATTGGGAACTCCTTTCTGTATTACTGTAGATCATCAAACTGTCGAAGACCAAACGGTAACCATTCGTCACAGAGACACAATGAAACAAGATCGTGTTGCTATTGCTGATTTGAAATCAATTATCGAAAATGAAGTTTCGATGAAAAATTGGTTGATGAAAATGTAATCACACATTCATTCATATAAAAAAAGGCTTCTCAATCGAGAAGCCTTTTTAGTGTGTTTTAATTAAAATCGGTAGCCTAATGTTATTCCACCACGTCCGACTATTTCAAAATCGGAATCGCTGCTATTGAACAAGTTTCGGCCTACGCCTCCGTTTATTTCAAAGACAAACCCTTTTTGGGTTACCCATTTTGCTCCTAATCCAAAACCAAGAGCGAAATCAGTTCTAGTAACATCATTAAAACTTGAATAGTTGTTTGCTTCATTATAAATGGAGTCATCATAAGAATTTAACATTCCAAAACCCTCTACAAAAAATCCTGCGGCTGGTTTTTTGCCAAAATAAAAGCGGTAATAAGGAGTGAGGCTAAAATTCACGTCGATTTCATTCTCATAAGGTACAAATAGTGAAACTCCAACTCCGGATTCTTCATTAAGTAATCGCTCATAAGTGACTTCTAAGGCACCAGCTACTAAAAATAGTGCATTTCCTTTAATTTCATTTTTTTTAAAATCGACTTTTTTTTCCTCCTGACTGTAGCCAAAAGTAAATATGGATGAACATAGTACTATTAAAATTTTTTTCATTTGTATATTTTTTTCAAATATATAGAATTTTTCTGATTGTTATAATGGTTTTGAAGTTAATTTAAAAGGGTGTT comes from the Flavobacterium limnophilum genome and includes:
- a CDS encoding ComF family protein; this encodes MLKSIINLFFPPVCAGCHSFLVSNENVICTLCRHNIPLTNHHLNPENEAFKKFYGRIPVEHTSALLYFHKKGIVQELIHNLKYKGQEEIGTVLGEWYADDLKNLEILQSADEIIPVPLHKRKLRERGYNQVTNFGTTLSNGLNIPYNPNILVRNIYSKTQSRKSFLNRSEGIDTIFDVTFTEKDHGKHFLLIDDVLTTGSTLEACSHALLKIPGAKISIVCMAMAHS
- a CDS encoding glycine--tRNA ligase, whose protein sequence is MAKQEDLFKNVISHAKEYGFIFPSSEIYDGLSAVYDYAQNGVELKKNIREYWWKAMVQMNDNIVGLDAAILMHPTTWKASGHVDAFNDPLIDNKDSKRRYRADVLIEDYAEKLNLKAKKEIEKAKTRFGDAFNEQEFITTNARVVEYLAKEREILERMGRSLGAGDLEDVKALIEELEIACPESGSRNWTEVRQFNLMFGTKLGASADTAMDLYLRPETAQGIFVNFLNVQKSGRMKVPFGIAQTGKAFRNEIVARQFIFRMREFEQMEMQFFVQPGKEMQWYEHWKTARLNWHLSLGLGKENYRFHDHEKLAHYANAAADIEFNFPFGFKELEGIHSRTDFDLKAHEQYSGRKLQYFDAELNQNYVPYVVETSVGLDRMFLAVFATSLKEETLEDGSTRTVLKLPAVLAPTKAAVLPLVKKDGLPEIAHKIIDDLRWDFNVAYDEKDAVGRRYRRQDALGTPFCITVDHQTVEDQTVTIRHRDTMKQDRVAIADLKSIIENEVSMKNWLMKM
- a CDS encoding DUF3575 domain-containing protein, whose protein sequence is MKKILIVLCSSIFTFGYSQEEKKVDFKKNEIKGNALFLVAGALEVTYERLLNEESGVGVSLFVPYENEIDVNFSLTPYYRFYFGKKPAAGFFVEGFGMLNSYDDSIYNEANNYSSFNDVTRTDFALGFGLGAKWVTQKGFVFEINGGVGRNLFNSSDSDFEIVGRGGITLGYRF